A segment of the Arachis hypogaea cultivar Tifrunner chromosome 5, arahy.Tifrunner.gnm2.J5K5, whole genome shotgun sequence genome:
ttatcctattctattcgcgagttgagaatctctcaaccctaaccctacttgtactctaaaattctaaaccctatcCTACCGACTCTACTTGCAGAAACATAAAAAActtttaaacaaatataaaattcaaccattccaaatttcatacatattaataaaatagaaaataaaaaattaaatataaattaaaattaaaaacaataaaatcttaaagaaattcagtataaaattacaaataatatgatcatcaatTAGCTTAGTACCTAgtgattatttcaaatttttataaaaagaaaattgtgaattcaaaattcacttttttcactatatatatatatatatatatatatatatatatatatatatatatatatatatataatattagaagTACGGGTAGAATATGATAGAGTAGGATATACCCTAAATTTATACCTTACCCTATCAGTATACAAATTCGTACAAAAAAAACACAGTCAATTTTAAAGGtgtatttagtttaatttttaaaacatgttcaatcgtctaaattttaaaatattttatttgactaTTATTTTTGTTTGAATGCAAATATGATTctgtattttaattttcattcacTGGAAACAAATGATGGCTTTTGAATTTAtctttcattaaaaatatttctttctgtTCTGCTAGTTTTGTCATTTAATCTCATTTGTAAGAAGAGATactagaaataatattttttcttcgtTTTCCATTTAATCATtagacttttttatttatttttttatggctatactttgtaaataaatgttttttatattattatttttagtactttttttaagttttgattttttaatcaattttttatttatttttcttattcataATATGAATGTTtttgtttagatttttttatgttttctaataatttttaatactcAACGGctcattattcatatattttttaaattatttttattaatgcaaatttttttatgtaatttttttattttttgtttaactttGCATAATTTTCATTGTATTTTTGAATAAATATGTTCTTTATTTacttattgttattttttataatataaattattaattttactaaaatatcaaattaaaacaaaaaaataccaaAGAAGAATATTGAAAAATGATGACAAAAAGAAAATACCAAAGAAGAGTACTAGTCTAGTATTGCACAAAAAAAATGACCTAAAAGAAATATCCATTTTCCACGCAAAGATATAGAATtgtaaatataaagtattttttatatagtcattcttatttttttataaatataaaatatactaaagtAGAAGAGACTTTAGTATAGTCatccatatattttatattcttcaTAACTCTCAATAATAATAGATGTAGAAAATTGTCAATTGGAGAGAAAAAAAGGTTAATTGAAAGAAAAGGTTAAATTATACAGTTGATTtctatatttttagtaaaattataaatttgtcctttactttaaaagtttataattgaatttctaaagagaattaaaatttataattgatttaatcgaatattatcaaaatatgctaaaaatattctgttaacATAGAAAATAGGTTGAAAATATTGTGTTAAATCAAACACTTCTTGaaagatgaaaattaaattataaattttaatttttttaaggacCAATTTACAATTTCACTAAAAATGTAAGAAGTAACTGTgtaatttaactaaaagaaaatgatcatgTTAATTAATTGACTttttaagtaatataaaataacgaTTCAACTAAGagataaaatttgataaaacaaaaTCAGTGCAACTAAATATCTGTTAAAAATTATCCAAAATCAAATTCAATAACTCAAAACATCGTTAATTTAGTAGGAACCATGATATCCAAGCATGTTAACTGCACCTCCAATTAAATTGAATAGAATAAGCTaagatattctaatatttttcctAAATTCTACTTGGTTTTCACTTAAAGATTTTGTGTGCATGGAAAGTTATGTAAAAAGTTTGTATTATTAGTTAGTGAAGAGAAatgcattattattatataaaaaaaatattttctgcgAAGTGGTCATCCACGCATGCACTCAAACGAACATAATGCAGTGCTACAAATTAAACATCATAATTGTAAAATAGTATCCATTTCCTAATGTAATAAATTGATAAAGTAGGAGAGATACGAGTAGAATCTGAATCTGCAATCTGACGTGCGAAAGAACAATTGATAACAAGTAGAAGACGATGAAAGACTCAAGaataaaggaaaagaacaaaaagagagAACCAGtgatacatgaattttgaattattcACGTAAAATAAAGACACTCACATTATCAGTGTTTTATGTACAATGATTAAATAGTTAGATAAAATAACAAACCAACTGAATATTAAGTTAGCTCACTGTAAGAAAAAAGAACTGCTGCTACATTTTTTGCTTGTCACGCTTTAAGAGTGTGGACAAAAGAAAGGCAACAACTACGCTTTTATAAAGGTGAGATTAATTAGAGATTTGGTTACATCTTTCTGTGCCATGCTTTAAAAATGTAGCCGAAAAAGGTTAATCACACTTTTATGAGGAGAACGATTGATTAGTGATTTAATCACACTTTTTTTTGTCATTCTTCAAAAGCGTggctataaaaaaataaacaagcgTACTGTAACAATTTTAAAACGTGCCcatatcttttaattatttgcCACTCTAAAAAAAGCTAGCAATAGAGTTTCCTAACTCTAGGTATAACAAACTAAGCATAACAAATCATTAGCAAACTGTACAAGagctgaatttgaatttgaattttattcatgttcatgtttatcatattttGTTACAATGATGAGCAATATTTTAAGCCAAAATTATGTGTATTTATGAGAactgaaaacaagaaagaaagagcaaatattatattagataatttatgaaagagaatttttttggtgactcggTTATAAGAGAGATGATTGTCTTTTTCTTTACTATTAACTATTAACATGcaataaaaatttgattaaaatatgATGTATTTGAAATTctacaaaaagataaaaaataagttcCAAGGTGATGTGAACAAGACAAATTTAGATGAATTAAGATAAGGAATAAAAAAAATGGGATGCAGAAATTAAGGAAACAATGGTAGAGGTGTGAGAGTGGGGATGAAGATAAAAGCGGAAGCACGGACTAGTTGCGATCGAAGTGTACATGCGAATGACACGTTAAAAGAATGGCATCAAACATGCTTGGTTCCCTCGCCGACCCTGTTTCACTCAAAGTACAAAGGCCTAAATTGGTGTACCAAATTGTTGTCACATACCAATAAACAAAGAACAGAACAACATATCTCTCTCTAACACCAAACCCTTTTACTTTCACCTTAGAATCATGGTGGATAGGGATTCAAGCGGAGCACGCATGTCAATAGCAGCTTCTTCCATGTTTCCTGGCTTTAGGTTCTGTCCCACTGACCATGAGTTGATCTCTTATTACCTCAGAAAAAAATTGGATGGTGACGAAGACAGTGTTCAGATTATTTCCGAGCTTGAactttgcacctttgagccttGGGATTTGCCTGGTCAGTCCTATTCTTTCTTTTTGAATGATGTTGTTGCTTGTTTCTTGAGCCatgtaaatatatttattataaaaatgttTGAAAACAGAAAAATCGTTCATTAAATCAAACGATGAGTGGTTTTTTTTCTCGCGACGAGGGAGGAAGTATCCCAATGGTTCACAAAATAAAAGGGCAACTAAACATGGGTATTGGAAGGTCACAGGCAATGAACGACAGATAGAGTCTGGTCAAAATGTGATTGGTACCAAACGCACCTTGGTATTCTATGTCGGCCGAGCTCCTAAAGGCCAGAGAACTGAATGGATTATTCATGAGTATTGCATCAATGACAAATTTCAGGTTAATTGATTCACATATTCTCCTTCTGTTGACTGTGTAAGAGAGTACATGTATTATCAAGATTTAGACTACATCAAATCAAAATCTATttaggtagttttgaattagttgGTTAGAGTGAATCTTGGTTTAATTCTTGGGAGTACATAGCACTTTACAAGTGTCAATTCTCCTTATAACCAGCTTTGTTCATTCTTGGGAGTACATAGTATTTAGCATATATTTTCATAAAGACAATTTCGCTACTTTCGGTTCACTAGTTACCTTTACATGGCATAAATTTGATATTTACTTAAGTACAATAAGTAACACTTTTGTGTCTCGATTCAGGATTCTTTGGTGGTTTGTCGGCTCAAGAGAAACACAAAATTCCATGCGAGTGATAGTTCTAACAAAGCTTTACGCAAGAGTGGTGGTGGAGTCTCAGAAGGGGTTACAGTTCAAAGGAGCACTTGTGTGCCTATTCAAGATCGTTCTAACAAAACTTCATGCAAGAGTAGTGCTTCACGCAAGAGTAGTTGTGGAGTCTCGGAAGGGATTACAATTCAAAGGAGCACTTGTGCGCCTATTCAAGATCGTTCTAACAAAGCTTCACGCAAGAGTAGTTCTTCACGCAAGAGTAGTTGTGGAGTTTCGAAAGGGGTTACGGTTCAAAGGAGCACTTGTGTGCTTATTCAAGATCGTATTAACAAAGCTTCACGCAAGAATTGTTGTGGAGTCTCAGAAGAAGGAGTTACAGTTCAAAGGAGCACTTGTGTGCCTATTCAAGATAAAGAGGTTGGATGTAGTTTCAAGAAGGGTAACAATAATAATAGTTCTCCTTCTACTACTGCCCAAATTGAATCCAGTCGTATAGTTGCCAATGAAGCCAATCCCAAAGCTTCTTCCGGTCATTCTAAGGTAACTTGAACAATTGCATGAGAAAAGCAAGGAAATTACTTTATATGTTGTGATGTGTGGTTAGAAAGTGCGATGAAATTGAATGAAATTGTGATAACATGTAGGTGGTGGACGAAGTGGGTTATTATGCAGAGATCAACTTAGTTGATATCATCAACTTAGATGAAACAGCACTCTGACGGCCATAGCCCATAGCCACCACAAGGGACAACAAATAGAGAATCACGCGGTTTCTAGATCAAAGGTTTCAACACAACTTCTTGACCAATGCTCCAACCAATCATCAAACAAAATCAACACTTTCCTGCTATACGGTTTGCTGCTCTTCACTTTCTTCGTTTGCACTTTACTAGCTCTAAGCTTTTTTCTTATCGGGAAGTCTCAAACAACTGTATAATATTCTCCAGACCTCTCTCAGAGTTTAA
Coding sequences within it:
- the LOC112801756 gene encoding NAC domain-containing protein 96-like, with product MVDRDSSGARMSIAASSMFPGFRFCPTDHELISYYLRKKLDGDEDSVQIISELELCTFEPWDLPEKSFIKSNDEWFFFSRRGRKYPNGSQNKRATKHGYWKVTGNERQIESGQNVIGTKRTLVFYVGRAPKGQRTEWIIHEYCINDKFQDSLVVCRLKRNTKFHASDSSNKALRKSGGGVSEGVTVQRSTCVPIQDRSNKTSCKSSASRKSSCGVSEGITIQRSTCAPIQDRSNKASRKSSSSRKSSCGVSKGVTVQRSTCVLIQDRINKASRKNCCGVSEEGVTVQRSTCVPIQDKEVGCSFKKGNNNNSSPSTTAQIESSRIVANEANPKASSGHSKVVDEVGYYAEINLVDIINLDETAL